From Perognathus longimembris pacificus isolate PPM17 chromosome 4, ASM2315922v1, whole genome shotgun sequence, one genomic window encodes:
- the Mogat1 gene encoding LOW QUALITY PROTEIN: 2-acylglycerol O-acyltransferase 1 (The sequence of the model RefSeq protein was modified relative to this genomic sequence to represent the inferred CDS: inserted 1 base in 1 codon; substituted 1 base at 1 genomic stop codon), with protein MMVSYLAWLYLDQRTPEQGGRRFSWVKSWINWLYLRXYFPVHLIQTQDLDPRCNYIFGFPPHGICVSVAFANFCTNYSGLKDLISGFTVYLYMLPFCLQWPIFQEYLMGSGSVDVLFSVFASGHPIPIHQTLHLTPKDVELLXQTDREGLGKLSDEHKGKYGIPEHETLIVK; from the exons ATGATG GTCTCTTATTTGGCATGGCTCTACTTGGACCAGCGCACTCCAGAGCAAGGAGGTAGGAGGTTCAGCTGGGTCAAAAGCTGGATTAATTGGTTGTACTTAC ACTATTTTCCAGTTCAT CTCATCCAAACCCAGGATCTGGATCCAAGATGCAACTATATATTTGGATTTCCTCCCCATGGAATATGTGTGTCTGTAGCCTTTGCAAATTTTTGTACAAATTACTCAGGCTTGAAGGATCTGATTTCGGGCTTTACTGTATATCTTTACATGCTCCCATTTTGTCTCCAGTGGCCTATATTTCAAGAATATTTAATGGGTAGTGGTAGTG TGGATGTATTATTCTCTGTCTTTGCATCCGGACACCCAATCCCTATTCATCAGACTCTGCATCTGACCCCCAAGGATGTGGAATTGCTGTAGCAGACCGACAGGGAGGGGCTCGGGAAATTATCTGATGAACACAAAGGCAAGTATGGGATTCCAGAACATGAAACTCTCATTGTGAAATGA